Proteins co-encoded in one Odontesthes bonariensis isolate fOdoBon6 chromosome 24, fOdoBon6.hap1, whole genome shotgun sequence genomic window:
- the adat2 gene encoding tRNA-specific adenosine deaminase 2 has protein sequence MKLSLIRTDKCPITSYILIICHFNITTVAMGTEEDSKTEPLEGFCPSDEEIEKWMSSAFEMAREALENKEVPVGCLMVYKDEVVGKGRNEVNETKNATRHAEMVALDQVLDWCRRSNLDLKGVCEQTALYVTVEPCIMCAAALRLLNIPVVVYGCRNERFGGCGSVLDISSANLPQTGTKFKCVSGHRAEEAVEMLKAFYKQENPNAPKPKTRKD, from the exons ATGAAGTTGTCGCTAATTAGAACAGATAAATGTCCAATTACGTCTTATATTCTGATAATTTGCCATTTTAATATAACAACCGTTGCTATGGGAACCGAGGAGGACAGTAAAACTGAGCCGTTGGAAGGTTTTTGTCCGAGTGACGAGGAAATTGAGAAGTGGATGTCCAGCGCTTTTGAAATG GCCAGGGAGGCTCTGGAGAATAAAGAGGTGCCTGTCGGATGTCTGATGGTCTACAAGGATGAAGTGGTGGGGAAGGGAAGAAATGAAGTCAACGAGACCAAAAAT GCAACTCGCCACGCTGAGATGGTCGCCCTGGACCAGGTCCTGGACTGGTGTCGCCGTAGCAACCTGGATTTGAAGGGCGTATGTGAGCAGACGGCCCTGTACGTCACGGTGGAGCCGTGCATCATGTGTGCTGCAGCACTGCGCCTGCTCa ATATCCCGGTGGTCGTATACGGCTGCAGGAACGAGCGTTTTGGAGGCTGTGGCTCAGTTCTGGACATCTCCTCTGCAAACCTGCCTCAGACTGGGACCAAATTCAAG tgtgtttcagGTCACAGAGCAGAAGAAGCTGTGGAGATGCTGAAAGCTTTCTACAAACAGGAAAATCCAAACG CTCCGAAACCCAAAACCAGGAAGGACTGA
- the pex3 gene encoding peroxisomal biogenesis factor 3, whose amino-acid sequence MFSSVWNFIKRHKRKFIFTGAVVGGVYLLGKYAQQKIKEIQEKEATEYIAQARRQFHFESNQRTCNMTVLSMLPPLKEAIITQLNSENLTALLKTKPANKLEIWEDLKVVSFTRTIVAVYSTCMLVVLLRVQLNIIGGYLYLDNSVGKSVTMPLAPPDVQQQYLSSIQHLLGDGLTELMMIVKKAVQNSLGSVPLKQSLSLLELEQQLSWIRAEVEAASERSLSWYLLADDENALADQACGLTENDVMTIRLLNETRDMLDSPDFITVLNVCLNRGFSRLLDNLAEFFRPPPGDSAPSSAPDSLSAVSLPLAKIIPIINGQINTICSETPSHFVQDLLMNDQVKEFAANVYETFSAPQELQK is encoded by the exons ATGTTTTCGTCTGTCTGGAATTTTATCAAACGTCACAAAAGGAAATTTATTTTTACTGGGGCTGTAGTTGGAG GAGTGTACCTCCTTGGTAAATATGCCCAGCAGAAGATTAAGGAGATCCAGGAGAAGGAGGCCACAGAGTACATCGCTCAGGCGAGGAGGCAGTTCCACTTTGAGAGCAACCAGAGGACCTGCAACATGACCG TGCTGTCGATGCTCCCTCCACTTAAAGAGGCCATTATCACTCAGCTCAACTCAGAGAATCTCACCGCGCTGCTGAAGACCAA ACCCGCCAATAAGCTGGAGATCTGGGAAGATTTAAAGGTCGTCA GTTTCACCCGCACCATTGTGGCCGTGTACAGCACCTGCATGCTGGTGGTTCTCCTGAGAGTCCAGCTCAACATCATCGGGGGATACCTGTACCTGGATAACTCTGTTGGAAAGAGTGTAACG ATGCCCCTGGCTCCTCCAGATGTCCAGCAGCAGTACCTGTCCAGTATTCAACATCTGCTTGGAGATG GTTTGACTGAGTTGATGATGATAGTGAAGAAGGCGGTGCAGAACTCACTTGGGAG TGTCCCTCTGAAGCAGAGTCTGTCTCTGCTGgagctggagcagcagctgagCTGGATCAGGGCGGAGGTGGAGGCCGCCTCTGAGCGCTCGCTGTCCTGGTACCTGCTGGCCGACGACGAGAACGCTCTCGCTGACCAG GCGTGTGGATTGACAGAGAATGATGTCATGACCATCAGACTGTTGAACGAGACGAGAGACATGTTGGACAG TCCAGACTTCATCACTGTTCTCAACGTCTGTCTGAACCGGGGTTTCTCTCGTCTCCTTGACAACCTGGCTGAGTTTTTCCGCCCGCCTCCTGGTGACTCTGCACCCAGCTCGGCACCTGATAG tctgtctgcagtcagTCTGCCGCTGGCGAAGATCATCCCCATCATCAACGGTCAGATCAACACCATCTGCAGTGAGACTCCCAGTCACTTTGTTCAG GACTTGTTGATGAACGATCAGGTGAAGGAGTTTGCAGCCAACGTTTACGAGACCTTCAGCGCGCCGCAGGAGCTGCAGAAATAA